In the genome of Streptacidiphilus rugosus AM-16, one region contains:
- a CDS encoding ATP-binding SpoIIE family protein phosphatase translates to MGHLPALVAIGYGPGHRLGYLSRAYTEVFGPRPTGVPAHQVMPELEELGLLPLMDQVYRTGRPRTIKARKVQHATLGGGVNELPRYYTFVCAPVREQEDLGQQLAHLTAGLVASPEHAHAPAVVGSGALASPASAPATTSTSPSSTRGALGLSSLGLGSFASLRRSTGASDVCGVLVFGAEVTDQVRVTERLRESERRQREAAVTLQRSLLPQKLEQPDDLRVAATYQPGGADTAVGGDWYDVITLGGGRTALVIGDVMGRGMRAAAVMGQLRTAVRAYARLDLPPHEVLQLLDGLASEIDATQIATCVYAVFDPSEQCLSYASAGHLPLMVRHPDGTVTRPDEPGGPPLGTGGWMHTSANLPFGPGATGVLYTDGLVERRDQDIDLGLDALAGTLAGAAGTPDVICSRLLRAMGVTPEHDDDVAALVFQLPQRENEAAELFRSASLDLLGGAEAASSARAFTTGVLSSWRVGEDVKDNGVLAVSELVSNSLTHGHPPMRLRLRRTDRRLTVEVTDADDHLPRRRRALPADESGRGLAIVATIASNWGTRRTPDGGKAVWCEFPLREG, encoded by the coding sequence CTGGGCCACCTGCCCGCCCTCGTCGCCATCGGCTACGGGCCAGGACACCGCCTCGGCTACCTCAGCCGCGCCTACACGGAGGTCTTCGGACCCCGCCCCACGGGCGTCCCCGCGCACCAGGTGATGCCCGAGCTGGAGGAACTGGGACTGCTGCCGCTGATGGACCAGGTCTACCGGACCGGCCGTCCGCGCACGATCAAGGCCAGGAAGGTCCAGCACGCGACTCTGGGCGGCGGCGTCAACGAGCTGCCCCGCTACTACACCTTCGTGTGCGCGCCGGTGCGTGAGCAGGAGGACCTCGGCCAGCAGCTCGCCCACCTCACGGCAGGACTCGTCGCCAGCCCGGAACACGCCCACGCCCCGGCTGTCGTGGGTTCCGGCGCACTCGCCTCGCCCGCCTCCGCTCCTGCCACCACGTCCACCTCGCCGTCGTCCACACGGGGCGCACTGGGCCTCTCCTCCCTCGGCCTGGGCAGCTTCGCCTCCCTCCGGCGCAGCACCGGCGCGTCCGACGTCTGCGGCGTGCTGGTCTTCGGCGCCGAGGTGACCGACCAGGTCAGGGTCACCGAGCGGCTCCGTGAGAGCGAACGCCGCCAGCGCGAGGCCGCCGTCACCCTGCAGCGCAGCCTGTTGCCGCAGAAGCTGGAGCAGCCGGACGACCTGCGGGTCGCCGCCACCTACCAACCGGGCGGCGCGGACACCGCCGTCGGCGGCGACTGGTACGACGTGATCACCCTTGGCGGCGGACGAACCGCCCTGGTGATCGGCGACGTGATGGGGCGCGGCATGCGCGCAGCCGCCGTGATGGGCCAGCTCCGCACCGCCGTCCGCGCGTACGCGCGCCTGGACCTTCCGCCGCACGAGGTCCTGCAGCTCCTCGACGGCCTCGCCTCCGAGATCGACGCCACCCAGATCGCGACCTGCGTCTATGCCGTCTTCGACCCCAGCGAGCAGTGCCTCAGCTACGCCTCGGCCGGCCACCTGCCGCTCATGGTCCGCCATCCGGACGGCACCGTCACTCGTCCGGATGAACCCGGCGGGCCGCCGCTCGGCACGGGTGGCTGGATGCACACCTCCGCCAACCTGCCCTTCGGCCCCGGCGCCACCGGCGTCCTCTACACCGACGGCCTGGTCGAGCGCCGCGACCAGGACATCGACCTCGGCCTCGACGCCCTGGCGGGAACGCTGGCCGGCGCGGCGGGCACCCCGGACGTCATCTGCTCCCGCCTGCTGCGCGCCATGGGGGTCACCCCCGAGCACGACGACGACGTGGCCGCACTCGTCTTCCAGCTCCCCCAGCGGGAGAACGAGGCCGCCGAGCTGTTCCGCAGCGCCTCGCTCGACCTCCTGGGCGGCGCGGAGGCGGCGTCGAGCGCGCGTGCCTTCACGACGGGGGTGCTGAGCAGCTGGCGCGTGGGCGAGGACGTGAAGGACAACGGCGTCCTGGCCGTGAGCGAACTGGTCTCCAATTCGCTCACCCACGGCCACCCCCCTATGCGCCTCCGCCTCCGCCGCACCGACCGCCGCCTCACGGTCGAGGTGACGGACGCCGACGACCACCTCCCGCGCCGCAGGCGCGCCCTGCCGGCCGACGAGTCCGGCCGCGGCCTCGCGATCGTCGCGACGATCGCGTCCAACTGGGGCACCCGCCGGACCCCTGACGGCGGCAAGGCCGTCTGGTGCGAGTTCCCGCTCCGGGAGGGTTGA
- a CDS encoding NAD(P)/FAD-dependent oxidoreductase: protein MLPPARILLIGGGQVGVNAALRLRSRLRPGEAEVTLVDPTSYMTYQPFLAEAAAGAIDPRHVVVPLRRALPGVRVVQGRLVSLDQAGRRAHLALPSPVHYGPPITELTLPYDLIVLAPGSVSRILPVPGLARHGIGFRSVAEAVKLRNHVLSQLDAASSTRDPEVRQAALTFVFVGGGYAGVGALAELEDMARHAVGHYHNIRPEDLRWVLVEAEKRILRETEPQAAERTTVELRERAVDVRLGTRLAAVTEDGVVQLTDGSRFAARTLVWTAGVRANPVLKQTRLPVDAQGRLRCDIQLRVLGSQHVFAAGDCAAVPDLTRPGETCRPNAQHAVRQATVLADNLVATLRGEPLAEYRHELKGSLTSLGLHMGVAQLRGRSLHGRPAWLLHRAVHLRRVPTWERKARVLSDWLLSGLTGREMVSLGELEEPRAGFEQLLDDTP, encoded by the coding sequence GTGCTCCCTCCCGCGCGCATCCTGCTCATCGGCGGCGGCCAGGTCGGCGTCAACGCCGCCCTCCGGCTGCGGTCGCGGCTTCGCCCCGGCGAGGCCGAGGTCACGCTCGTCGACCCGACCTCCTACATGACGTATCAACCGTTTCTCGCCGAGGCCGCGGCCGGTGCGATCGACCCGCGCCATGTCGTCGTGCCGCTGCGCCGCGCCCTGCCGGGGGTGCGCGTGGTGCAGGGGCGTCTGGTCTCGCTCGACCAGGCCGGCAGGCGTGCGCACCTCGCGCTGCCCTCACCGGTCCATTACGGTCCGCCCATCACCGAACTGACGCTCCCTTACGACCTGATCGTGCTCGCGCCCGGTTCGGTCTCGCGGATCCTGCCGGTACCCGGCCTGGCCCGCCACGGCATAGGGTTCCGCAGCGTCGCCGAGGCCGTGAAGCTGCGCAACCACGTGCTCTCCCAGCTCGACGCCGCCTCCTCGACCCGCGACCCCGAGGTGCGGCAGGCCGCGCTGACCTTCGTCTTCGTCGGTGGCGGCTACGCGGGCGTGGGCGCGCTGGCCGAACTGGAGGACATGGCCAGGCACGCCGTCGGGCACTACCACAACATCCGCCCCGAGGACCTGCGCTGGGTGCTGGTCGAGGCCGAGAAGCGGATCCTGCGCGAGACCGAGCCCCAGGCTGCCGAACGCACCACCGTCGAGCTGCGCGAACGCGCCGTCGACGTCCGCCTCGGCACCAGGCTCGCCGCCGTCACCGAGGACGGCGTCGTGCAGCTCACCGACGGCAGCCGCTTCGCCGCACGCACCCTCGTCTGGACCGCCGGCGTCCGCGCCAACCCCGTGCTGAAGCAGACCCGGCTGCCCGTCGACGCCCAGGGCCGGCTGCGCTGCGACATCCAGCTGCGGGTGCTCGGCTCCCAGCACGTCTTCGCGGCAGGCGACTGCGCCGCCGTCCCCGACCTCACCCGCCCCGGCGAGACCTGCCGCCCCAACGCGCAGCACGCCGTCCGCCAGGCGACCGTGCTCGCCGACAACCTCGTCGCGACGCTCCGCGGCGAACCGCTCGCCGAGTACCGGCACGAACTGAAGGGCTCGCTCACCTCCCTCGGTCTGCACATGGGCGTCGCCCAGCTGCGCGGCCGCTCCCTGCACGGCAGGCCCGCCTGGCTGCTGCACCGCGCGGTGCACCTGCGCCGGGTGCCGACCTGGGAGCGCAAGGCCCGGGTGCTGTCGGACTGGCTGCTGTCCGGGCTCACCGGAAGGGAGATGGTCTCGCTGGGGGAGCTGGAGGAGCCGCGCGCCGGATTCGAGCAGTTGCTCGACGACACGCCCTGA
- a CDS encoding helix-turn-helix domain-containing protein — MVQQEQVLPRSADGSIPVQRGPVANGASRGAGANRLRVDARRNLESVLRAAREVFGELGYGAPMEEVARRAGVGVGTVYRRFPSKEVLVRRIASEEVVWLTEQAREALAAQSEGPGAWDALAAFLARAATSGAGRLLPPETFRQAEAMVRVPAQRGAVTAAAATSAVASADAATDEYGADADPANLLELLAQLVGCAREAGELRSGVMVSDVVLVLTASVPPHTSSDGSASGRLLQLLLDGLRAV, encoded by the coding sequence ATGGTTCAGCAGGAGCAGGTATTGCCGCGCTCAGCGGACGGCAGCATTCCCGTCCAGCGGGGGCCGGTGGCGAACGGGGCTTCCCGGGGGGCGGGGGCCAACCGGCTGCGGGTGGACGCACGAAGGAACCTGGAGTCGGTGCTGCGCGCGGCGCGCGAGGTCTTCGGCGAGCTGGGTTACGGCGCGCCGATGGAGGAGGTCGCCCGCCGTGCGGGTGTAGGGGTCGGCACCGTCTACCGGCGCTTCCCCAGCAAGGAGGTGCTGGTCCGGCGGATCGCCTCGGAGGAGGTGGTCTGGCTGACCGAGCAGGCACGGGAGGCACTGGCCGCGCAGAGCGAGGGGCCGGGCGCGTGGGACGCGCTGGCGGCGTTCCTGGCCAGGGCGGCGACGTCCGGCGCGGGCCGGCTGCTGCCGCCGGAGACCTTCCGACAGGCCGAGGCGATGGTGCGGGTGCCGGCGCAGCGCGGCGCGGTGACGGCGGCGGCCGCAACGTCCGCGGTGGCGTCGGCCGACGCGGCGACGGACGAGTACGGCGCGGACGCCGATCCGGCGAACCTGCTGGAGCTGCTGGCCCAGCTGGTGGGGTGCGCCCGCGAGGCCGGTGAGCTGCGTTCCGGGGTGATGGTGTCGGACGTCGTCCTGGTGCTGACGGCGTCCGTGCCGCCGCACACCTCCTCGGACGGCAGCGCGTCGGGGCGCCTGCTGCAGCTGCTGCTGGACGGCCTGCGCGCCGTCTGA
- a CDS encoding sigma-70 family RNA polymerase sigma factor, translated as MPTEEPDATAAAAAKVPPQGGGGGSARHRASDAPREHEDGAATTPTVPAPGGPVDEETPATSDAELTAAVRAGDDAAYEELYRRHVVAVRRYARTCCRDSFTAEDLAGEVFARTLQALRAGKGPDVAVRAYLLTAVRNIAASWSRSDRREQLVDDFQLFATTNAVVATVDVTDPGADTQAMVAADQSLIVRAFRNLDADDRLLLWHTEVEQEPPREVALLIGKTANATAVQAHRARERLATAFLQAHISDTQASACEQYAKRLGGFARGQLGKRASAEVRAHLQDCDRCSAAYLELVDLNHSLRELLPSGLLVWLGSGYFTVIAAGLAGAATAGAAGVAATTGGGTAAGGAAGGGAAGGSAAGGGAASEGIGLPVKIGIATAVTVAAAVGLAFALTGNDFKPKPAPPAAAKPAPAPVVLPTPSPSPTPTPAPAVAAVAPKPTPTPRPVPVVAKPIPKPTPTPTPTPTPTPTPTPTPPPPPPPPVTYTLDTLPFAGAGTTTGPAIEPDAFNWVWQRPDGVGVGGTPYRRGVTVVAPSTTVIDLNRTCRVFNGSVGIDDLTLGWGAARFTVEDGSTGAVLWRSDQLHGGDAAESFSVPLTGVTSIKLVVHGSHGHFGGQVADWADAGFTC; from the coding sequence ATGCCCACAGAGGAACCGGACGCAACGGCGGCGGCTGCCGCCAAGGTGCCGCCGCAGGGCGGCGGCGGCGGTTCGGCACGTCACCGCGCGAGCGACGCGCCTCGTGAGCACGAGGACGGCGCCGCGACGACCCCGACCGTCCCGGCACCCGGCGGCCCGGTCGACGAGGAGACACCGGCCACGTCGGACGCGGAGTTGACCGCTGCCGTCCGTGCGGGTGACGACGCGGCGTACGAGGAGCTGTACCGCCGTCACGTCGTCGCCGTCCGCCGCTACGCGCGGACCTGCTGCCGCGACTCCTTCACCGCGGAGGACCTCGCGGGCGAGGTCTTCGCCCGGACACTGCAGGCGCTGCGCGCCGGCAAGGGTCCCGATGTCGCCGTCCGTGCCTACCTGCTGACGGCGGTGCGGAACATCGCCGCCTCCTGGAGCCGCAGCGACCGCCGCGAACAGCTCGTCGACGACTTCCAGCTCTTCGCCACCACCAACGCCGTCGTCGCGACGGTCGACGTCACCGACCCCGGCGCGGACACCCAGGCGATGGTCGCGGCCGACCAGTCGCTGATCGTCCGGGCCTTCCGCAATCTCGACGCCGACGACCGGCTGCTGCTGTGGCACACCGAGGTCGAGCAGGAGCCGCCGCGCGAGGTCGCGCTGCTGATCGGCAAGACGGCCAACGCGACGGCCGTCCAGGCGCACCGCGCGCGCGAGCGGCTCGCCACGGCGTTCCTGCAGGCGCACATCTCCGACACCCAGGCCTCGGCCTGCGAGCAGTACGCGAAGCGGCTCGGCGGTTTCGCACGCGGGCAGCTCGGCAAGCGCGCGTCCGCGGAGGTCCGGGCCCACCTCCAGGACTGCGACCGCTGCTCGGCGGCCTACCTGGAGCTGGTCGACCTCAACCACAGCCTGCGCGAGCTGCTGCCTTCGGGACTGCTGGTCTGGCTGGGCTCCGGCTACTTCACCGTCATCGCGGCCGGCCTGGCCGGCGCGGCCACGGCGGGCGCGGCCGGGGTGGCCGCGACGACGGGCGGCGGTACGGCGGCGGGAGGTGCGGCGGGCGGCGGCGCCGCAGGCGGGAGCGCGGCGGGCGGCGGTGCGGCGTCCGAGGGGATCGGGCTGCCGGTGAAGATCGGCATCGCGACGGCGGTGACGGTCGCGGCGGCGGTGGGGCTGGCCTTCGCGCTCACCGGCAACGACTTCAAGCCGAAGCCCGCTCCCCCGGCGGCGGCGAAGCCCGCTCCCGCGCCGGTGGTCCTGCCGACCCCGAGCCCCAGCCCGACCCCGACCCCCGCGCCGGCCGTGGCCGCGGTCGCGCCGAAGCCGACGCCGACCCCGAGGCCGGTCCCGGTGGTGGCGAAGCCGATCCCGAAGCCGACCCCCACGCCCACCCCGACACCGACGCCCACTCCCACGCCGACACCCACCCCGCCGCCACCGCCACCGCCTCCGGTGACGTACACGCTGGACACCCTGCCGTTCGCGGGCGCGGGCACGACCACCGGTCCGGCGATCGAGCCGGACGCGTTCAACTGGGTCTGGCAGCGGCCGGACGGGGTCGGCGTCGGCGGGACGCCGTACCGGCGCGGCGTCACCGTGGTCGCGCCCTCGACCACGGTGATCGACCTCAACCGGACCTGCCGGGTGTTCAACGGCTCGGTGGGCATCGACGATCTGACGCTCGGCTGGGGCGCGGCGCGCTTCACCGTCGAGGACGGATCGACGGGCGCGGTGCTGTGGCGCTCCGACCAACTGCACGGCGGCGACGCCGCCGAGTCCTTCAGCGTGCCGCTGACCGGCGTGACCTCGATCAAGCTGGTGGTCCACGGCAGCCACGGCCACTTCGGCGGCCAGGTGGCC